From one Luteolibacter sp. SL250 genomic stretch:
- a CDS encoding Gfo/Idh/MocA family oxidoreductase, translated as MMNSTGTTRRTFLQTSLMTAAALAAAGAKDGEKLRVAVIGHTGMGDYGHGLDRMWLEVPGVEIVGVADAGGLQKAAANLPGVKGFKDYREMLAEVKPDIVSVAPRHMAEHHAMTMASIAAGAKGIYIEKPFCPTLREAEEIVKAADAKGVKIAVAHRNRFHPVLPVVKTLVEEEKIGRLLEIRARGKEDHRGGMLDLWVLGSHVLDLAVYFTGDPVSCTATVLQDGKPVVKADVAEGKEGSGPSAGNEVHARYETASGVPVFFDSIANTGTKEGAFGLQLIGTKGIIDLRIDVEPLAHIMEGNPVVMSKEPRAWVPISTGGIGVPEPIEKLGRKVGGHFAAAEDLIASMRDADRQPLCSAASGAMTVAMISAVMASHVRGGARVEMPLAEKENPFGQWE; from the coding sequence ATGATGAATTCCACAGGCACCACACGCCGGACTTTCCTGCAGACTTCGTTGATGACCGCGGCGGCCCTGGCTGCGGCGGGCGCGAAGGACGGAGAAAAGCTCCGTGTCGCCGTCATCGGCCACACGGGCATGGGTGACTACGGCCACGGACTGGACAGGATGTGGCTGGAGGTTCCGGGCGTGGAAATCGTGGGCGTGGCGGATGCGGGAGGATTGCAGAAAGCGGCAGCGAACCTGCCCGGAGTGAAGGGCTTCAAGGACTACCGGGAGATGCTGGCCGAGGTGAAACCGGACATCGTCTCCGTGGCTCCGCGGCATATGGCGGAACACCATGCCATGACCATGGCCTCCATAGCCGCCGGGGCGAAGGGCATCTACATCGAGAAGCCCTTCTGCCCCACCTTGCGGGAGGCGGAAGAGATCGTCAAAGCGGCGGATGCGAAGGGCGTGAAGATCGCCGTGGCGCACCGCAACCGCTTCCACCCCGTCCTGCCGGTGGTGAAAACGCTGGTGGAGGAAGAAAAGATCGGCCGCCTGCTGGAAATCCGCGCGCGGGGAAAGGAAGACCACCGTGGCGGCATGCTGGACCTGTGGGTGCTGGGTTCCCACGTGCTGGACCTGGCGGTGTATTTCACGGGAGATCCGGTGTCCTGCACCGCCACCGTGCTGCAGGATGGAAAGCCTGTGGTGAAGGCGGATGTGGCGGAGGGCAAGGAAGGCAGCGGCCCGTCCGCCGGAAATGAAGTCCACGCCCGCTATGAGACGGCGTCCGGCGTGCCGGTGTTCTTCGACTCCATCGCCAACACGGGGACGAAGGAAGGAGCCTTCGGACTCCAGCTCATCGGCACGAAGGGGATCATCGACCTGCGGATCGATGTCGAGCCGCTGGCCCACATCATGGAAGGCAACCCGGTGGTGATGTCAAAGGAACCGCGGGCTTGGGTACCCATCAGTACCGGCGGCATCGGCGTGCCCGAACCCATCGAAAAGCTGGGCCGGAAAGTCGGCGGACATTTCGCCGCGGCGGAGGATCTCATCGCCTCCATGCGGGACGCGGACCGCCAGCCACTCTGCTCCGCCGCCTCCGGCGCGATGACCGTGGCCATGATCTCCGCCGTGATGGCCTCCCACGTCCGCGGCGGCGCGAGGGTGGAGATGCCACTGGCGGAAAAGGAGAATCCCTTCGGCCAGTGGGAATGA